The genomic segment TTTCCGTGTGGGACCCGCTGAACGCCACATCATCCAACGACATGGCAGGCCACGATTTCTTGGGTGGCCTCTGCTTCGACGTGGGAGAAATCCCTTTGCGGGACCCACCAGATAGCTCGTTGGCCCCGCAGTGGTATCGCCTCGAGGGAGGCGGAGCTCACAGAGGAGACCTAATGCTCGCCACCTGGATCGGAACACAAGCCGACGAGTCGTTCCCCGATGCTTGGAAGACTGACACTGCCGGCAATCCAAGTTCAAGATCGAAAGTGTACCAGTCGCCTAAGTTGTGGTACCTCAGGTCTAGTGTAATCGAAGCACAAAATATCGAGACGATCATCCCTTTGAAAGAATCATCATTTCAGATCAAAGTTCAATTGGGATTTCAAGTCCAGAAAACGAGATCAATGATTAGTAGTAATGGAACGCTGACATGGAATGAAGATTTAATATTTATTGCAGCGGAACCATTCACCGAAAACAATCTGACATTTCTTTTGATAGAAAGCCGGCAATCGAAACAGCATGTGATAGTCGGTGCTGCAAGTGTTCCGCTCGCGTCGATAGAAAGACGGGTGGACGATCGGAACGTGGCGTCTAGATGGTTCACTTTAGAAGATCCGACAGCGGAGAAGAGGGTTTATAAAGGTAGAGTCCACTTAAGGCTATGTTTCGACGGTGGATATCACGTGATGGATGAAGGAGCCCACTTTTGCAGCGATTATCGCCCAACCGCAAGGCAGCTTTGGAAACCTCCAATTGGAACACTGGAGCTAGGGATTATTGGATGCAAGAATTTGTTACCAATGAAATCAATTAATGGTAAAGGGTCTACCGATGCTTATGCTGTCGCTAAATATGGTAACAAATGGATCCGAACTCGTACAATTACGGATAGTTTGGATCCGAAATGGAACGAGCAGTACACATGGAGGGTCTATGATCCGTCCACGGTGTTGACATTAGGAGTATTTGATGGTTGGGAAGTGTTTGGATCTAATGGGTTTGAAGAGCCTGCCCGCACCGATTCTCGTGTCGGAAAGGTTCGTATTCGAGTATCTACCTTGGCGATCGGGAAGGTGTATAGGAGTATCTTCCCGCTATTTTTGTTGTCACCGTTCGGTTTAAAGAAAATGGGAGAGATAGAACTAGCTGTTCGATTTGCACGTCTGGCTCCAACTCTTGATTTCTTGCACGTGTATTCACAACCCTTGTTGCCAATGATGCACCACTTGAAGCCGATTGGCATGGTTCAACAAGATGTACTGAGGACAAGCGCTGTCAAGATAGTTTCCGCCCACTTATTGCGATCAGAGCCACCACTGAGACACGAGGTTGTTACATACATGCTAGATGCTGACTCGCACATGTTCAGCATGCGGAAGGTGCGCGCGAATTGGTTGAGGATCATCAATGTGATCGCAGGAGTAATCGACGTGTTCAGATGGATAGACGACACGCGTTCTTGGAAGAACTCAACAGGGACGTTACTAGTACACGCATTGTTTGTGATGCTTGTGTGGTTTCCTGATTTAATTGTTCCCACACTTGCGTTTTATGTCTTTGTGATTGGTGCATGGAACTACAGGTTCCATTCAAAAGCTTCATTGCCTCACTTTGACACAAAGATTTCACTAACAGAGTCGATCGACCGCGATGAGCTTGATGAAGAGTTCGATGCAATGCCTTGTATGAGGCCTGAAGAAATGGTACGTGTTAGATATGATAAGTTGCGAATGCTTGGGGCCCGTGTCCAGACAGTGTTGGGAGATCTTGCCACCCAAGGAGAGCGTGTGCAAGCATTAGTGACATGGCGGGATCCGCGTGCCACAGGGATCTTCGTGGGATTATGCTTTATTGTGGCGTTTATCTTGTATTTGGTTCCTTCAAAAATGGTGGCTATGGCATTTGGATTCTACTATCTTAGGCATCCAATATTCAGGGACCGAATGCCATCACCGGCCCTCAATTTCTTCCGACGGCTACCTTCACTTGTGGATCGGATGCTGTAGTTTGATAGAATGGATTGATAAGCAAGCCAATGTATGAGAAACTTTAAAGAGTAGATGGTTAAAATTTAAAGTGTAGTTCATGAGACGTTCTAAGTTTGAAACAGAAAACGAAATAATCAAACATGCAATTTACCTTTGAATCTTCGATGATCAAGTCCAAAAAACTTTTTAATAACCATTTTGTAGTTTATCTTTTTTTGCTCCGTTGCATTTTCTCTGAGTTTACATGCCAAAAACACATGTACCATGTAGATGACATAACGTAgtgattaaattaaaaaaaccaACAAGAATACTGCAGCAAGATATAATGTTGACCCTGAAACTAAAATATACTCAAATAAATACACATAGTCGactttgtaaaaataaagaattctccattcaaaaagaaaaacaagataTCCACAGCTTGTCCCTTTTTGCAGTTGGCTGCATTCAAAGAACCGCCACGTTTTGAGACATCACTTAGGTTTGTTGCATCATGAGAACCTTATACTGCACTAAGTGATGAATTATGGATGCATGGTTTTCAGGAACAAAAAGATACGGTGTTTATCATGGTATATTTTTACTATTCAGTCAACTCCAAGAGCCCTTCAAAAGTCAACGTCGAGCTTTTAGGACAATTGATTTCTAACCATATCTTAGATGATTTGAACTCGAATTACAGTGGGATCCGACAATAAAACTCATTTCGAATTTCAAATATAGGTAGCGTGACGACATGGCTTCCACTATGGAGTGGAAACACCGTTGATCAATAATTTATCCAAAACAGCAATgcaataattaaaatactaacgagaaataataaaaataaaagcgaACCCCACATGCACCCAACATACATCCTTTTCAACAAAGCAATCTCCACGACCCCACtctcctttggatttttaactTAAAACCATCATCAATTATAGAGGGCACTGGCAAATTTGTTAGCTTGACCTATAAATCGAAATTGAATGCACCGCCCTCGAATTCCTACTTTtagaaattttgcattttttcATATATGATTTAACTAAAATAGAGACATCttctgatttgattgatgtatttGATTTTAGGACAAATTTGAGAAATGTTCAAACAAGGTACatactttttttatatattcgAAATTCACCACAATTATCAGTAAAACTGTTTATAACGTGATATGTATTTGATTTGAAATTCACTGGTCAATCATTTAGTTGTGTTTGGTGGAGAGCTTTGAAGCtatgaatttcaaaaattcatatccgATGAATGTTAAATTCAGTCTTCTTTAACTTGTGTAAATGCAAAGATTAAtatgataaatttgaaattcatccaagatttatattatttcaaatttaccaTTCAAATTATTTCTCAAATCAAATATCTAATTCCAAATCAAATTAAGCTCAACGCAAGACAGTTGTATATCTAACAAAAAATTATGAGTTTAAACTTGTTGAATTAAACTTTTTAAAGTAAAGAAAGCTGGGTTTATGTTTAAACAAATTGCATATATCCGTATTTTTTCTCATTACAAGGTAAATTAAAGGTTGTGTGTGGATTGATATATTTGAAGTGACGTATTTCAAATATATCGATTTCAAATTAATTGCTTTTTTTGGATGAACACGAGTTGAACTGAATTTCGAATTTAATCTATATTAACTTTTGCAATTTTAGGATTAttgtaaattatattttaacaaTACCAGCGCAACCAACTGACATTTCAaaataatcaaatcaaattatttATACAATTAATTAGGTTAGTAGTATCAAGTTTTTTCAAACCTAATATTTTATGATGATGTATTTATTTCATatatttgttgatttttttaaatgacataTTTTTTGTGCAGTTGATAGATATTTAATGACTTTTGTGGAATCCGACAGATTTATAAAGATTTTCCTAAAatcttataaatttattttgcattatttttattgacaatttgtaaaaattttcataGAACTATGTGGAGTTATTTATGATtgtgaatttgttttttttttttaaaacgtaACAATGATTTAAACATTAATAATaatcaaacttaaaataatttaattcattttaaacaaatttttgtatgaaaaaatatatcacttttgtttttgacaatatatcaaataaaaaaataaaacaatacaATTATTTGTACATGAAAATTGATGGGTAATGAGGCTCAAATTAAGtataaaagcccaagcccaCAATTATTACTAATTATAAAAGCCCAAACCCACTGTACACTCTccaaaaaaaatctatttataAATAGGAGATTATTCTCATTATTTATGTGGAGGAAGACTTTTGGATACGAAAACCTTTTAGCTCTCAATTACTTGTTGAGCGTCGGAGTATCCACCCCGATGATAGCCCACAAAGATTGTCTCCACCAGCTACTTGGATTCGTTTACGAACCAGCAGAGTAGTTTGGATAATCATCATTTTTGGctacataaaaaataaagaataaatatattaaatatttatcatTAGTgtaactttataaaattttaatatatttaatttattttaattatccttATATATgtgtttataaattttttaaaagtatATCAATCAATCACAAATAATTTATATTCATTCAGCTATTATTTTCCTAAAATTAATTCtcattattttttgtttgaaagaaaattaattattaaatttttgaggaaaaaAATTAGTTACTATTTGATAGAGTGGGTTTTTGAACTTGAAAGAAAAGACCTGCCTTCACGCTCCCTCTCTCTTTTCTGAGCtgtttattatcattattttttaaaaaattatatcacGAAACGCTGAAAACACTGACTGGGAAGAGGAGCCTTTTTTTTCCCAGGGGAGAAGAAGATCCTTCGATATAACAATTCTTCTCTCGTTTCTTCGACTACTGAAGATGAACGACCTTTTGTCGGTGAGTTTCTGCCTTATTTTGATCGATTAAATCTTGATCTGGTGCATAACTTATCTGAATTTGAAGTCTCGTGCCGAAATATAGCTTTTATCAGCTGGAAATGGTTTTATAAAACCTTTATGAGGCaattttgataattatttatCTGGAGAAATTGCTTGTGAGAAGAACTGGGACGTAGATtgctttcatttttattttgactcGTTTTTATTAACTTTCTATTTATTGAGTGTGGTCGAATTAGTGACGTAGAGAACAGATCTTCAAAACGTTGTCAATTCTGTTAATTTCGTTGGAATGCCCATTCTGTTGTTCGGAATTGAATGTTTATGGTATAAGATTTGGAAGGCGCttgcatttattattattattatgttttaatttCTTTTGGGTATTTCATGCCCTCACGTTGATCCTGACACATGAAATTCACTAGTCTGTCGTTAAGCTTGTCGATAGGCCATAGAAGGCGCATGAAGCATCTGATATCTTGATATAATTTCAGTCCTTCAACTTTTTATTTGGTTTGGTGCAGCTCGATTTGCCTCTTTGTACTTGCTGATGTACCACATAGTATGCACGAAACCTATGTAATCATTTATTTAAGAGTCACATGGTTTAactcaaatgattttcttgtaAATATAACAGTGTTTGTGATGCCATAAGCATTCAAAGTAGAGTGTATTAAGTTAGTGAATCTTTTGGTATATGTTAAATTTTACACTAAAAAACAAGAGGCATTGAGCTACTCCTAGACCGCCTGTTCTGAATCTAAGCTTGAAACTTatcatatgcatgattttatataGCTCCATTTTACATCTGGACTTCCAATTTGTTGGTAGAGAAATTTTGTCTCTCGCATCATGCTCGTCTTTAGCTACACAGTTGAAAAATTTGTTCACATGGATCTATCAAGTTTAGTATTTGAGTTATGGTTCCATTCCGACCGGTAACTTTTTGATACCCCAGTTTGTAGGTATGATTTATGCTTCTAggttgagaaaataaatgatttttaagttttatcttgatcCGTTCTTTCTATCTTAGACTTTGTATTATTAATATGAGATATTCATTTCTAACTCTAGCATCTGTAAAAGTGAGTGGACTCAGCCATTAATTTCTTCtctgaaaattttaaacaaatctTAGTTACAAGCTTTCCCTCCGATAGTTGTCTATTCAAAAGTGCTGCTGACAAGTTCATGAATGACCTTTTCCATTCTTGTGCACTTTTTCCAGGATTCCTTTGTGATTCCACAGGATCAAAATAATAGAAATGCTGATATCGAAATGGGGATGCAGAGACCAAATAATTCAGAGGAATTAGGCTTGGAAAATTTCTTTAAGCAGGTGACTATGATTTAGAATAATTAACTGCTCCACAATGATCCAAAAAAGGACCTCTTTGACTCCTTTCATATTTCCAAATACCCTAAATTATGTGGAATTATTTGCTCagcttattttttttaattgtttttctCAATTAAAAACTGTATTTGTCTTTGATTTTGTATTTCTAGGTTCAGGAGATTGAAAAGCAATATGAAAAGCTCAATACCCTATTGAGAAAGCTTCAGGTTTGTACTTGTCTGTTTCTGCCTCCTATCTTTTGTGTCCAAAGGTGTAGGAGAAGGGATGAAATACTTAACTAAAGCTAACTCTTTCTTATCTGCAAGACTACAACAACTGTATTGAATTTCTTGTGTCATAATACGGGCTTGCATGTTGCATTGTTTTGGAGTTGACATGATTTCTGACTGTATGGTCCTTTTAGGCAGTTCTATACTTTTTATCTGGAATCATCCTCATATATTGATTTGACAATTGAAAGAGGGACATCAATTCAAAAGAAGCTTATAATACCCTCTTTACTTGATCTTCATTCTTTTTAGCTGTTGTTAGCCATATGAATTCATTAGCATCTTCACTTCATACATTTTCCAGTATCTGTGTCATGTATGTGTTTGGTGTTTGTCTATCTTAAGGAGATATGTAATTCTCTTTTCGATATTTCGAATTCCTCCACCTTCGAGGTTTCACAGCAGTGATTTACTAGTATCACCCTCCCATCACTTTAATACTATTTGAATACTTCTGTTGTTAAGACTATTTGGTGTTATTGGCAACATGAAGTTTTTTAAAGTAACAAATTGCCGTAAAATACTCATTGCTGGACACAATGCTGATTTCTTAACGATTTTGCTGAAGACAATTTTGCAAGTTTCAGTTCTTATTTAATTGCAACCAGTTCTTTTACTCCCCC from the Primulina tabacum isolate GXHZ01 chromosome 16, ASM2559414v2, whole genome shotgun sequence genome contains:
- the LOC142528899 gene encoding multiple C2 domain and transmembrane region protein 16, which encodes MADVRKLVVEVVDARNLLPKDGHGASSPYVVLDFHGQRRKTRAMIRDLNPVWNETLEFNVVKASEVFGDMLELDVFHDRILGPTTRNNFLGRVKLSSRQFVKKGEEALIYYPLEKKNWFSWIQGEIGLRIYFVDEIATPPPPAAPTPPPEEVKPDQTSATPDDKSPPAETDAVAAPPPSEAETTESPPAPPSEPPPAPPTESAVPPSPENPIPQAENRASPEDINSGDPPPQPTPPVDQHPDQAMASVEPGFVPQVRVNNINAPQPITRASSVGSFISDRSDTPSLERSSFDLVEKMHYLFVRVVKARSLPTTGRPVVKITASGCHVISKPARKTNFYDWDQTFAFNRDAPDSSTILEISVWDPLNATSSNDMAGHDFLGGLCFDVGEIPLRDPPDSSLAPQWYRLEGGGAHRGDLMLATWIGTQADESFPDAWKTDTAGNPSSRSKVYQSPKLWYLRSSVIEAQNIETIIPLKESSFQIKVQLGFQVQKTRSMISSNGTLTWNEDLIFIAAEPFTENNLTFLLIESRQSKQHVIVGAASVPLASIERRVDDRNVASRWFTLEDPTAEKRVYKGRVHLRLCFDGGYHVMDEGAHFCSDYRPTARQLWKPPIGTLELGIIGCKNLLPMKSINGKGSTDAYAVAKYGNKWIRTRTITDSLDPKWNEQYTWRVYDPSTVLTLGVFDGWEVFGSNGFEEPARTDSRVGKVRIRVSTLAIGKVYRSIFPLFLLSPFGLKKMGEIELAVRFARLAPTLDFLHVYSQPLLPMMHHLKPIGMVQQDVLRTSAVKIVSAHLLRSEPPLRHEVVTYMLDADSHMFSMRKVRANWLRIINVIAGVIDVFRWIDDTRSWKNSTGTLLVHALFVMLVWFPDLIVPTLAFYVFVIGAWNYRFHSKASLPHFDTKISLTESIDRDELDEEFDAMPCMRPEEMVRVRYDKLRMLGARVQTVLGDLATQGERVQALVTWRDPRATGIFVGLCFIVAFILYLVPSKMVAMAFGFYYLRHPIFRDRMPSPALNFFRRLPSLVDRML